CGCCGCTTCGGAGGCACGACTCCATCCAGTTGATGAAGAGTCATCAACTTCTGAAAATTTAGGGTTCGATGCTGTTGCCCTCAATTCCCCATTCAGACACCTTCTTGCCACTTGACACGCTAACTCGTTCGAGACGACGTCCCATAATCCATCGCTTGCAAGTATCAAGAACTCGTCGAGTGCAGTTCTGTTGGCTATTTTTACTTCAGGTTCAGCTATCACATATGGTTTCAGGTACTCATCGCCTGTAGAATAGGAGATACGAAGTCAGTCTCATCGACTTGGCTATCAACTGGAAAGAAACTTGAGGCAATGAGATGCAGGGATTGATTTTATGTCTTGAAGGGTTTGGGTGTACTTACTTTTATTAGCTCTTGAAATGATATCGGAcagaaaaaaatatcatatcctaTAAATTGTCTTAAACAgccaaaatttgattttaaagcaataaatttgGTTTTTATGGTAGGAGATGTGATATTTTTGGTCTATAAAATCatctaattttgaattttaatttattaagtattcaaatttgattttaatgcactaatttttattattttaatataataatgtacaaaaactaaaatttgaaaactagACAAATCAAAACCCAAATCAAACAACATTCACATACAATTAATATACTAAACATTTGAGGATTATGGGATGAAACTATTTGTGTATTAATCAAGTGATATGATGTTACCTATGGATCTTGAAGTAGCGAGAACGCCTAAGATTCGCTGGCCATTCCAATTTATGACTTTCCCTCCAGAATTTTCAATTCTTTCCAACTCATCGGGCCTATTTGGCTGCAGAACAAATATTTAAGGtagaaatcaaaataattaaagaagAAGCATATCGTATTTCAGCGAGGGCGGAGAGCGCTCCTCGACTTAACGAATTTTATTCAAGTTCGATGGAGTAGTAGGAATATTTAAGTCTATTGTAAAGAGAATAGATCGTCTAATTTTcacaatgaaatttttttttgtataagtTGAATTAGAACGAAAACTCTTATCcctcttaaaataaaattgaatcgTGAGACATTCACCACATTTTTTATGACGAAAAAAACCCTTTTCAAAGGTATCGATTTTACTTTCTCATTACATCACCCCCAACCTGATACAATCCTTATTTTTACGAGACAAAAACACAGATCCAGATTGGGAGCATTGAtgttataattttaattcaaatctCATCAGTTTAAATTCAACTcttcaattttataaaataagattaaattatttatagatcctagaaatttttttgatataattattaataatttttaaaaagattcATATTATTTGCATGCAATTGTACGTGCATACgtgtacatacatatatatatatatatatataccttgTGATCGTCCGATAATTGTACGGCGACGCCGCCGCGAGAAATCACAGCCCTTGAATCGCCGCAGTTCGCGACGACTACCTCCTCATCCCCCACCACAGCCACCACAGCCGTCGAGCCAGTCGTCGCCACCTCCTCTCCAGCCTTATTCACCTCCTCATCCATCTTCTCGAACCCCGCCGCCATCACCTTCTCCCAATCGATAACATTATTCTTATTATCCCAGCCGCCGCTCTGTTCCTCCGCGATCTTCCCCACCAGCTTATGAAAGATCTCACCGCAGGCTTGCGCCACGCGGCACCCTCCGTGCCCGTCGTAGACTCCGAAGAAATCGTACCTCCTCCCACCTCCCCTCAGAAATCCTAATTCCGCTGCCGCTGCGTCCTCCATCTCCCTCCGCCGGCCGATAACCGACGTCAATCCAAACGCCCTGCGGTGAGTCTCATGACCCCCAGAAGAGGGAAGCGTTTCATTTTCCATCAATATCTCAGATCTCTTCTTCTTCAAACCAGCATCGTAATCAGACAGAACCGTCATACCCCCGCCGGAATCCGCCTCAACAACAGGCCTAACCCTCCGCAATCTCATCCTCTTCCTCCCCTCACCATTGAATTCAATCTCTCCGATCTTCCGATCCACGGGCGCATTCTTCGACAAAATCCCACCCTCCGCCGCCACCGATCCTTTTTTCAGATTGTCAAAAATCATCTCCGAACGTTCATTAACACACACAAAAGCGAAAAAATTGAGGAAGAATATAATGTAAGAATATAAACGCTGCATGACAGCAACGATAGATGCTTTATACAAAACATACTACTCCACATCTTCGCCACGTGGTGTGATTGAGGCGGTCTCAGACGCGACCCCAGAGGCGTAAGTTAGCAAAAATCCCGCCGACTTATGTGTACGGTTCCAATTGGCTGGGGCTGACACGTGTCCACGTGTATGGTTGAAGGACGGGACACGTGTCGGTGATGAGGGCGGAGCAGGGTCAATGACCTCGTACTCCGTGTCTCATTTTGATATTTCCAAACATtttctaattgtagaaaaatggCCACGTATAGAGATTTTCGGATTCAAATTTTTATATCAGATGAATCTGTATACTGTTAATTTTAATGTTGGTCGACTATTTATCATTTGAGTCTCCAACTGAAAATTTTGttccatatatattattttggtgtCAGCTTAATCTTAATGagcaaaaattataattaataccTTACATATGACatacgtgtatatatatatatcattttgatACTTTGACTATTTACTGTATTAATCTTTGTGCTTACTAATAAGGTTTCACTAACTAATAATttagatattaaaaaataattaatttatatatatgattgatAATtggtattaaaatttaaaatataaattttgaaatgggtttttttttttaagtagatagttatatttattttaagagggatatttttgaattatttgcaTCGTGAAATAGAATTCATTTTTGGAATGGtttgttaattttattaatcttttATCTATCTAATAGTTtaacaatataaaatttgaaatctataaaTTTATCATAGCAACATAATACTATGAGCCGAAGAAATAAGGTTCCGTAATTTTACGtgtattattaattaataactaTTGTGTTTTTCCACGCagtacaattaaaataattgtctaaacatttgttattttaaaattaatgattttttttatatttcatttatttaaagTGATATAGTtatctattaaatttaaaaatataaataaatatgtttctCATCGATCACCGTAAAATAGATTGAATCGAAatgaaatttgaattcaaattaCTTGTGGATAatccttcaaaatatatatatatatataaactatttttaaaaaaactttgtaATCCAATCAAATATAGCCAGTTCACTTGCTTTTGCCCGATGCTTCCTAATAGGTATTTTATGGTGATGTTTTTTTGGCCACATAGGTTTTTATGAGTTATAGATTATCGTGTAACTGTTTTcggaattaattaaaatttgaaaatatgaccAACTTCGATCGATTAAGACATCTCAAAAATTGATGATGTAAATTAAGAATTGTATATCTTTATATAAACTGTAATTCTTACTTAATTATTAAACTTTTGTGAAGTAATTGTGGTCTAAAAAATTTagagattatattaaaataaaaactatataGATTATGTTTTAAAAGATCTTATATAAAATTCAGGGAGTTTATAATAGTTACTGCGCGCACGAATAGTGATATTATCATTTAAACTTGATAAGATTATAACATAATTCTTCTTCAATATCTAATGATACTCAcaggaaatttagggtccgctTCCAgtaagtgtcactagtccatacgcaggttttgaaattaccctgagcctgaaatcacaaataagatctttagaagggggccaggagggtgtcctggcgtagccttccgacgctcaagttagagactgaggatatatgggtggagcagctaagggtgctgctgaaaacaatatagtgaatgccaaatcatacgctcaaacctggtatttataggagaatactgttggatctcggttttctacgtgcccatacgcagcggaagtttaaaatttttattttattttgaaaacaaaatacttcttttggacactcgtattgttttcaagaattaaacatgcataggatgtttaaaaattatacctttgtgaattaaatcactggactccaactaatccggtataaacggattagctcttgttgattctctacgaactttcttcgatgaaatcctcctatcaagtccacgactggatggtttattcctcttccaatttgcactagaaaatatggaagaagttttgcgtaggagagaaattaattgagagatggctcaaattttccttcaaaaaggGTAGTGGCCGATTTTTCCTTTGAAAGTGAAAGTCTCGAAGACCTTGTGTTGTGATAGGCTAGGgtttttaattaacatgtgttatttataattaaataatagtctaatgacataattaacattaattggcttgatttaattaattgggctagtccaactagtttaattaatttaatcaaagcctattaaaactttaattatttattatgatagaCTTGTACTCTTATAAGCTCATTAAACATACacaccttatttaatttattaattaattaactcaacttttgagcttaataaattaaatacattataaattcaacatttgaatttattatttaaattataaattcaactccttgaatttttatcacttccaaaatgaaatatttaataaacccaacatttgagtttaataaatcaaattctcaaattttataaattcaactacaaaatttaattatcataaattcaactccttgaatttactatatcataatataaattcaacttcttgaatttattctctcaccgggaacaaacaatccagtacttgtgtgaccctcaatggttcaggcaTACAGCtcgccgtgggttcacaactctttgtgattcaggacataatcctttattcgggcttaccctagttagccccattcttttcatcaatactttgatcaagaatgtcagaacttatttctgattgcacccatcggatca
The DNA window shown above is from Primulina huaijiensis isolate GDHJ02 chromosome 12, ASM1229523v2, whole genome shotgun sequence and carries:
- the LOC140990365 gene encoding protein phosphatase 2C 51-like — protein: MIFDNLKKGSVAAEGGILSKNAPVDRKIGEIEFNGEGRKRMRLRRVRPVVEADSGGGMTVLSDYDAGLKKKRSEILMENETLPSSGGHETHRRAFGLTSVIGRRREMEDAAAAELGFLRGGGRRYDFFGVYDGHGGCRVAQACGEIFHKLVGKIAEEQSGGWDNKNNVIDWEKVMAAGFEKMDEEVNKAGEEVATTGSTAVVAVVGDEEVVVANCGDSRAVISRGGVAVQLSDDHKPNRPDELERIENSGGKVINWNGQRILGVLATSRSIGDEYLKPYVIAEPEVKIANRTALDEFLILASDGLWDVVSNELACQVARRCLNGELRATASNPKFSEVDDSSSTGWSRASEAAACLTELAIGRGSSDNISVIVVELKQSSSV